A region of Marmota flaviventris isolate mMarFla1 chromosome 11, mMarFla1.hap1, whole genome shotgun sequence DNA encodes the following proteins:
- the Inhbb gene encoding inhibin beta B chain has protein sequence MDGLPGRVLGAACLLLLVAGWLGPEAWGSPTPPPSPAAPPPLPPPGAPGSSQDTCTSCGGFRRPEELGRVDGDFLEAVKRHILNRLQLRGRPNITHAVPKAAMVTALRKLHAGKVREDGRVEIPHLDGHASPGADGQERVSEIISFAETDGLASSRVRLYFFVSNEGNQNLFVVQASLWLYLKLLPYVLEKGSRRKVRVKVYFQEQGHGDRWNVVEKKVDLKRSGWHTFPLTEAIQALFERGERRLNLDVQCDSCQELAVVPVFVDPGEESHRPFVVVQARLGDNRHRIRKRGLECDGRTNLCCRQQFFIDFRLIGWNDWIIAPTGYYGNYCEGSCPAYLAGVPGSASSFHTAVVNQYRMRGLNPGPVNSCCIPTKLSSMSMLYFDDEYNIVKRDVPNMIVEECGCA, from the exons ATGGACGGGCTGCCCGGTCGGGTGTTGGGGGCCGCCTGCCTTCTGCTCCTGGTGGCGGGCTGGCTGGGGCCCGAGGCCTGGGGCTCCCCCACGCCCCCGCCGTCGCCCGCTGCGCCGCCGCCGCTCCCGCCGCCCGGAGCTCCGGGCTCCTCGCAGGACACCTGTACGTCGTGCGGCGGCTTCCGGCGGCCTGAGGAGCTGGGCCGGGTGGACGGCGACTTCCTGGAGGCGGTGAAGCGGCACATCTTGAACCGCCTGCAGTTGCGGGGCCGGCCCAACATCACGCACGCTGTGCCCAAGGCCGCCATGGTCACGGCCCTGCGCAAGCTGCACGCGGGCAAGGTACGCGAGGATGGCCGCGTGGAGATCCCACACCTCGACGGCCACGCAAGCCCCGGCGCCGACGGCCAGGAGCGCGTCTCCGAAATCATCAGCTTTGCTGAGACAG ATGGCCTCGCCTCCTCCCGGGTTCGCTTGTACTTCTTCGTTTCCAACGAAGGCAACCAGAACCTGTTCGTGGTGCAGGCCAGCCTGTGGCTTTACCTGAAACTTCTGCCTTACGTGCTGGAGAAGGGCAGTCGGCGGAAGGTGCGGGTCAAGGTGTACTTCCAGGAGCAGGGCCACGGCGACAGGTGGAATGTGGTGGAGAAGAAGGTGGACCTCAAGCGCAGTGGCTGGCACACCTTCCCGCTCACGGAGGCCATCCAAGCCCTGTTCGAGCGAGGTGAGCGACGACTCAACCTGGATGTGCAGTGTGACAGCTGCCAGGAGCTGGCCGTAGTGCCAGTGTTCGTGGACCCCGGTGAGGAGTCACACCGGCCCTTCGTAGTGGTGCAGGCTCGGCTGGGTGACAACAGGCATCGCATCCGGAAGCGGGGCCTGGAGTGCGATGGCCGGACCAACCTCTGTTGCAGGCAACAGTTCTTCATCGACTTCCGGCTCATCGGCTGGAATGACTGGATCATCGCGCCCACTGGCTACTACGGGAACTACTGCGAGGGCAGCTGCCCGGCCTACCTGGCCGGGGTCCCCGGCTCCGCCTCCTCCTTCCACACGGCCGTGGTGAACCAGTACCGCATGCGGGGCCTGAACCCCGGCCCTGTGAACTCCTGCTGCATCCCCACTAAGCTGAGCTCCATGTCGATGCTCTACTTCGATGACGAGTACAACATCGTCAAGCGGGACGTGCCCAACATGATCGTGGAGGAGTGTGGCTGCGCCTGA